The following proteins are co-located in the Pseudarthrobacter siccitolerans genome:
- a CDS encoding multicopper oxidase family protein: MSPRPDLVRRLAAGIAVASVVGLGALWWSSTLLGEYSVMAMGSGNAAHVHDSGSVGQAGAVSVSALAADPLRSPDVRVELVARQGTVDIPGGRPFMGYTVNGTSPGPTIRARQGDLVEAVFVNESVEAGATLHWHGVDVPNAADGVAGVTQDAVPAGGRHVYRFVAKDAGTYWYHSHQMSHEQVEGGLFGAVVIEPVHRPANGGDIDAVALLHIYGGQHTLNGGLQDEHLPAGAGSTVRVRVINTDQGTAAVWSAAPFRVAATDGHEVNGPAVVESRTLLIPAGGRADVTMQAPAAGSVRLQVGGARSVTIGDPAAMAPPSRQPGGTVDLLAYGAPASPAFDARQPDRTFDYVIGRSFGLIDGRPGNFWTINGQLFPNVPMFHVREGDMVLMRIKNDTSEVHPMHLHGHHAVILSRDGQLASGSPWWVDSLDVHPGQSYEIAFLADNPGIWSDHCHTLAHAVDGLVAHLMYEGVTTPFTINGARGNQPE; this comes from the coding sequence ATGTCACCGCGCCCTGACCTGGTCCGGCGCCTGGCAGCAGGCATCGCGGTAGCCAGCGTCGTTGGCCTCGGCGCCCTCTGGTGGAGTTCGACCCTCCTGGGCGAGTACTCGGTGATGGCTATGGGCAGCGGGAACGCCGCCCATGTCCACGATTCAGGCTCAGTTGGCCAGGCGGGTGCCGTCAGCGTCAGTGCGCTGGCCGCGGACCCGCTCCGGTCTCCTGACGTTCGCGTCGAGCTCGTCGCGCGCCAGGGGACGGTCGATATTCCCGGGGGGCGCCCGTTCATGGGCTACACCGTGAACGGCACCTCCCCAGGGCCCACAATCCGCGCCCGGCAGGGAGACCTCGTGGAGGCGGTGTTCGTCAACGAGTCGGTGGAGGCCGGCGCTACCCTGCACTGGCATGGCGTTGACGTGCCCAACGCGGCGGACGGTGTCGCTGGGGTCACCCAGGACGCAGTTCCTGCCGGAGGCCGCCACGTTTACCGGTTCGTCGCGAAGGACGCCGGCACCTACTGGTATCACTCTCACCAGATGTCGCATGAGCAGGTTGAAGGCGGCCTGTTTGGTGCAGTCGTCATCGAGCCCGTCCACCGGCCGGCAAACGGAGGCGACATCGACGCCGTCGCACTGCTGCACATTTACGGCGGCCAGCATACCCTCAACGGGGGTTTGCAGGATGAACATCTGCCGGCGGGAGCGGGCTCCACGGTGCGGGTGCGTGTCATCAATACCGACCAGGGCACAGCGGCAGTCTGGTCAGCCGCTCCCTTCCGTGTGGCGGCCACCGACGGGCACGAGGTGAACGGTCCAGCCGTCGTCGAGAGTCGGACGCTGCTCATCCCCGCGGGCGGCCGGGCAGACGTCACCATGCAGGCCCCGGCTGCTGGCTCGGTGCGCCTTCAGGTAGGCGGTGCCCGGAGTGTCACCATCGGTGATCCGGCTGCCATGGCTCCGCCCTCACGCCAGCCCGGCGGGACCGTCGACCTGCTGGCGTATGGAGCCCCAGCATCGCCTGCATTCGACGCCCGGCAGCCGGACCGCACCTTCGACTACGTAATCGGGCGCAGTTTTGGCCTCATCGATGGCCGCCCCGGCAACTTCTGGACGATCAACGGCCAGCTCTTCCCGAACGTGCCGATGTTCCATGTGCGCGAGGGGGACATGGTCCTGATGCGCATCAAAAACGACACATCCGAAGTGCATCCGATGCACCTGCACGGCCACCACGCCGTTATCCTCTCGCGCGACGGCCAATTGGCGTCGGGGAGCCCCTGGTGGGTCGATTCGCTGGATGTCCACCCCGGCCAGTCCTACGAGATAGCCTTCCTCGCCGACAACCCGGGGATCTGGAGCGACCACTGCCACACCCTGGCACACGCCGTCGACGGCCTCGTAGCGCACCTCATGTACGAAGGCGTCACCACACCGTTCACCATCAACGGCGCGCGGGGCAATCAGCCCGAGTAG